In the Chitinophagales bacterium genome, one interval contains:
- the secDF gene encoding protein translocase subunit SecDF yields the protein MRGKGLVTFFSIALILICIYQLSFNFVTSRVENKATSFAEAAVLKGKSLESLIPPNSPDAVFIKDSLLTEIRKNRQAYLDSITNQTVFNLGIAKYTYQDCKDQQLSLGLDLQGGMNVVLQVSTDDLIRALADNSADPTFNKALELAKAKQKTQAQADFVTLFQQSWNEVAPQGKLASIFGTRDNQDKVKFNSTNDEVISFIREQSNSAFDQTFNILRSRIDKFGVTQPNITAQQSTGRIIVELPGVDNPVRVRKLLQATAVLEFWETYDNPSFIQYLDAANTSLRNKLAAADTTKTTTTTTPTTNPLTTSTETNPLLSGADSGKAIAAGDSNLIKPDSVSLATEAAKNQAKENPLTSVLQPNVYRTADDKVALAPGPVIGYSLGKDTAKVNDYLNTDYVRANFPKDVKFLWGAKPTDVKSNVYALYAIKMQVGSTKAPLEGDKVNDARQDIDQNSNPEVSMTMDNEGAKIWKVMTSKNINKSIAIVLDNYVYSAPRVNGEIPNGRSSITGGFDINEAKDLANILTAGKLPAPARIIAEDVVGPSLGKESIAAGIRSIVIAFVALLAFMIFYYNTSGIIANVSLFFNLFFIIGVLASLGATLTLAGIAGIVLTMGMAVDANVLIHERIKEEIDRGKNLLKSISEGHLKSYSAVFDTHLTTLITGLILAYFGLGPVLGYATTLNIGVIMTLFTAVFMAHLMFDWWMDRFKSIQFTTRASRFNFTNFDIPFVKWRKYAYVISGTLALIGLISIFTKGFEYGVDFSGGHSYVVQFDREVITEDIQAELTKEFGVQPQVKTYGSNNKVKITTGYMVESSGELADSTVNYKLYNGLKKFLASDVSFKTFQQVNQLSSQVVGPSISADILDHAYKAIIFSLIGIFLYILLRFRKWQFALGAIIALAHDVLMVMGAYSLFSGILPFALEVDETFVAACLTVMGYSVADTVIVFDRVREFLREHPSSDMKHTINDAINKTLNRTVITSSTVLLVLLILFIFGGDAIRGFSFALLLGIGFGTYSSIFVATPIVVDLTKMKPIKSMEPAKRPVAAK from the coding sequence AGGATTGTAAAGATCAGCAACTGAGCCTTGGTCTTGACCTGCAGGGTGGAATGAACGTGGTGCTCCAGGTTTCTACGGATGACCTTATCAGGGCACTGGCTGATAATAGCGCCGACCCCACCTTTAATAAAGCCCTTGAGCTTGCCAAAGCAAAGCAGAAGACGCAGGCACAGGCAGATTTTGTAACACTCTTTCAGCAATCCTGGAATGAGGTGGCTCCACAGGGAAAACTGGCGTCAATCTTCGGTACACGCGATAACCAGGATAAGGTGAAATTCAATTCTACCAATGATGAAGTAATCAGTTTCATTCGTGAGCAGTCCAATAGCGCATTTGATCAGACCTTTAATATCCTGCGTTCCCGTATTGACAAATTCGGTGTTACACAGCCAAACATTACTGCTCAGCAATCAACCGGACGCATCATAGTAGAGTTACCGGGCGTAGATAACCCGGTTCGTGTTCGTAAACTATTGCAGGCAACAGCGGTACTGGAATTCTGGGAGACATATGATAACCCATCCTTCATTCAATACCTTGATGCGGCAAACACATCACTGAGAAACAAGTTGGCTGCGGCAGATACTACGAAGACAACGACAACCACCACTCCCACAACCAATCCGCTCACAACATCAACGGAAACGAATCCATTATTATCCGGTGCTGATTCCGGTAAGGCGATCGCCGCCGGAGACAGTAATTTAATCAAACCTGATTCAGTTTCACTCGCAACTGAAGCGGCAAAAAACCAGGCCAAAGAAAACCCGCTCACTTCCGTCTTACAGCCTAATGTCTATCGAACGGCAGATGATAAAGTGGCGCTTGCTCCCGGTCCTGTAATTGGTTATTCTTTGGGAAAGGATACTGCTAAAGTGAATGATTACCTGAATACAGACTATGTCCGCGCCAATTTTCCAAAAGACGTTAAGTTTTTATGGGGAGCAAAACCTACTGATGTAAAGAGTAATGTTTATGCTTTGTATGCCATCAAAATGCAGGTAGGCAGCACGAAGGCGCCACTGGAAGGTGATAAGGTGAATGACGCCAGGCAGGATATCGATCAGAACAGCAATCCTGAAGTATCCATGACCATGGATAATGAAGGTGCCAAGATCTGGAAAGTGATGACCAGCAAAAACATCAACAAGAGCATCGCTATCGTACTGGATAATTACGTCTATTCAGCTCCACGTGTGAACGGGGAGATTCCAAACGGACGGTCATCCATTACAGGAGGTTTTGACATTAATGAAGCAAAAGATCTTGCCAATATTCTTACTGCAGGTAAACTGCCTGCTCCCGCCAGGATTATCGCAGAAGACGTTGTGGGTCCCTCCTTAGGTAAGGAATCCATTGCTGCCGGCATAAGGTCAATCGTCATAGCCTTTGTGGCATTGCTCGCCTTTATGATCTTCTACTACAATACGTCAGGTATCATTGCCAATGTCTCCTTGTTCTTTAACCTCTTTTTCATCATCGGCGTACTGGCATCACTTGGCGCAACACTGACACTGGCCGGTATTGCCGGTATTGTGCTGACCATGGGTATGGCAGTTGATGCCAACGTGTTGATTCATGAACGGATCAAAGAAGAAATTGACAGGGGGAAAAACCTGTTAAAGTCGATCAGCGAAGGACATTTAAAGTCTTATTCAGCTGTATTTGATACACACTTAACCACACTGATCACCGGATTAATTCTTGCCTATTTTGGATTAGGGCCGGTTCTTGGTTATGCTACCACTTTGAATATTGGTGTAATCATGACACTATTCACCGCTGTATTCATGGCGCACCTGATGTTTGACTGGTGGATGGATAGATTCAAAAGCATTCAATTCACCACACGTGCCAGCAGGTTCAACTTCACCAATTTTGATATTCCATTTGTGAAATGGCGCAAATATGCCTATGTGATTTCGGGAACACTGGCATTAATTGGATTGATCTCCATCTTCACCAAAGGGTTTGAATATGGTGTTGATTTCAGCGGCGGTCACTCTTATGTGGTGCAATTTGACCGCGAAGTGATCACCGAAGACATTCAGGCGGAACTCACAAAAGAATTTGGCGTGCAACCGCAGGTGAAAACCTATGGCAGCAATAACAAAGTTAAAATTACCACTGGTTACATGGTGGAGAGCAGTGGTGAGTTGGCCGACAGCACGGTTAACTATAAATTGTATAATGGATTAAAGAAATTCCTTGCCAGCGATGTATCATTCAAGACCTTTCAGCAGGTGAACCAATTGAGTTCACAGGTAGTCGGACCAAGCATCTCCGCAGATATTCTTGACCATGCCTACAAAGCAATCATCTTCTCGCTGATCGGAATATTCCTGTATATCCTGCTGCGATTCAGAAAATGGCAGTTTGCGCTCGGCGCTATTATCGCACTGGCACACGACGTGCTTATGGTGATGGGTGCTTATTCACTATTTTCAGGCATATTGCCATTCGCGCTGGAGGTAGATGAAACATTTGTTGCAGCCTGCCTGACAGTCATGGGTTATTCTGTTGCAGATACGGTGATCGTATTTGATCGTGTGCGTGAATTTCTGAGAGAGCACCCTTCATCGGATATGAAACATACTATCAATGATGCCATCAACAAAACGCTGAACAGAACGGTGATTACTTCATCCACCGTACTGCTGGTGCTGCTGATACTCTTCATTTTCGGTGGCGACGCAATACGTGGTTTCTCCTTTGCACTCTTACTCGGAATTGGCTTTGGTACCTACTCTTCCATTTTTGTAGCGACACCTATAGTGGTTGACCTTACCAAAATGAAGCCGATAAAATCAATGGAACCTGCCAAACGGCCGGTAGCTGCCAAGTAG